Within the Arachis duranensis cultivar V14167 chromosome 10, aradu.V14167.gnm2.J7QH, whole genome shotgun sequence genome, the region ATTAAACCAAACCGAACCAATTACATCCCTAATCCAATGGATAGAGATTAATGAAATATCATTTTCCGTCCCGGGAACCGCTTCCTATCCTTTCATATTCTGCTTCACGGCTTCATCACTCACCATGACTGAGCTTCTTCCCGCAAGCCCGCTTTCAATCTCGCTCCCAGAATCTCATAGATTCGCCTTTCTCAGCAACAATCAATGCCTAACACCAAATTCCCATGTACCCTTCTCTCAAGAATTCTCAAAAACCACTGCCACCCTTGTTGTAGTTGCTTCTTCAATGGGTCCAAGGGTCCATGGAAGAGGCTCAAGGGGCGGTGGTTATAGCTTCTACAACAATAAACAACTTGGATTTGATGAGAGAGAGGTGAAGAATTTGGGCTTGGAGGGTGACCCTACTGGTGATGGTTCAGTTGGTGAAAAGGATATTGCCGATAGTAATGATCCATTTGATGGTGCTGGACTCAGGGAAATGGACGATCCTGTTGGGTTGGGTGCCAATggtgaaggagaagaagaagaagaaggaggaggtttTGAAGACGACGATGATTTGGTTAAGGTTCAGGTTCCGGGTGGTGCTGCAAATGATGATTTGAGAAAAGATGATGTTAAAGTTGAGAAATTTAGTGGTAAGGATGGGATTAGAAGGGGTAAAGAGGTAATTAGAAGGTCCAATTTGTTGGCTAAGCAGGTCATTAGTATAAGGTCTGCTCTTAGCTTGGGGTTTGTTACTCAGCTTTGGGTTGACACCACCTCTGTGAGTGACCATTTCTTAAGCTATAAATGTAAAGCATGCTTTTTTGAggaatttatttataatgtttGTTATTTTCCTGGTTTGCTACCTGTTTCTTTGGGGTGGAAAGCATTAAGCATGTTTGAATATTGATTATTAGCTTTGTTGAACATAAACTATGTTAGTCTAAGCACACATTTATTGATGTATCTCCTTTTGGTGAATTTCATGTGCAGTGGATGGTTTTATTTGTGGAGGTGAGGCCAAACTTGCTTTCTGGGGATGCAGATAAGTTCTTTCTGGAGGACATTAGTCAGGTATAACAAATTTTGGAATAACACATTTTGAATGCTTTATGTGTATATGCTTTCCTACAAGTGTTTTACACCATTTTTTAGTTTGTTTCACTTTTGGAGGAGTTCTGTTGCCTGCAATAATATGTAGAGAGGACCATTCGGGTCTGCTACCAGTTAAATTATGTAGATGCTTCCAGATCAAGCTTTTTGTCCGAAATTTCCAACGCCCATATATTCCAATATGAATCTGTACTATGCTTTTGCAACCTTGTCTTATGGTCTTACTTGAATGTGGTGTGCATTTTTAGCTTTGCAAGCTAGTGACCTCTTGTGTTTTTCATGCTGTTGAGTGTTCTGTTGGTTCTCTTTTCAGGTCGGGGATGTCGTCCTTGTCCCAGATGAACGCGTGATAGAGAACGGATTTAAAATGGTTGGATTGGAGACCCTGGTATGTTTTAAAGTTTTATATGATTCTTTGTTGTGAATTATTTTCTCCTGAAAGATTTATTGTAGGGTTCATTGTTTGGCAGAACATGTTGGAGAAATCTTCTCTTTTGATATTTGTTATTGGTACTCACTTTGTTGTGTTGCTTAGGTTATTATGAATTGTGTTCATGTAAGATGCTTTTGCTCTATCCTTGTTTACTAGACGGTGAAGATTCTGCAAATTATGTGAATGTGATAT harbors:
- the LOC107469296 gene encoding uncharacterized protein LOC107469296, with translation MTELLPASPLSISLPESHRFAFLSNNQCLTPNSHVPFSQEFSKTTATLVVVASSMGPRVHGRGSRGGGYSFYNNKQLGFDEREVKNLGLEGDPTGDGSVGEKDIADSNDPFDGAGLREMDDPVGLGANGEGEEEEEGGGFEDDDDLVKVQVPGGAANDDLRKDDVKVEKFSGKDGIRRGKEVIRRSNLLAKQVISIRSALSLGFVTQLWVDTTSWMVLFVEVRPNLLSGDADKFFLEDISQVGDVVLVPDERVIENGFKMVGLETLVGYKVVTPSQRNIGKVRGYTFSLNSGAVEELELDSFGLSIIPSTLVSTYSLLVEDVLEVVSDAVVVREAAASRIQRLSKGFLGNQNVGVSMDDLEGYDSEPSVTYGQVSKKPNQRYWDNEDDWDLPMDYL